GAGGAGATGATTAAGGTAGGAGAGGGATTGTTTGGGCCTTATGAATGGGAGAGGTTTGATTTGTTGGTTTTGCCTCCTAGTTTTCCCTATGGAGGTATGGAGAATCCAAGGATGGTGTTTTTGACTCCCACCGTGATTAAAGGTGATGCTACGGGCGCCCAAGTTGTGGCTCATGAGCTTGCTCATAGCTGGACTGGGAATTTGATTACCAACAAGTCTAATGATCACTTTTGGTTGAATGAGGTGGAAAACTTGTTTAAATTACATCAATGTTGGTTTTATTAGTCTATTGTGTTGGTTCATGCCTGTTCGTGAATCATGTATGCAGTTATTTAGAAGACATATGTCGCTATTGCATTTTTGTGAAAAGATTTAGTAATGCCATGTTGCATTGTATAAAGATTTTGTTAGCTTTGACGTTTGGCTAATTTTCTAAATGGCAGTAAATTAACCACCTGTCAAGTTTGTTAATTAGTCATCTTTTATTCTGATCATCTTATGGGCCGATTATGGTAAGTGGTTTGGTTTTTCTCCACTTTTATGGAAAATTTCCTTCTTTCTGGAAGTCTTTTATGAGTATGAGACAAGTTAACTTGTTATATGTTATTAATTTCAAAGTCTttgtttcctatcaaaaaaaatttcaaagtcTGCTTTCACCTGCATCTCATACCCTGGATTTATTTGTCTGTATGGTTTTGAGATAgttccttgaaaagatagtcacGTAATATTCATGCAATTGGTTTCTGTATAACTTTCCGACACAGCTTTTCCATGAGAGAAAATTGGTAAAGTTGTACAAACTCTCTTTTGAGCTATTCTGATTGAATGAAGATTAGGTTCATTTTGCTTGTTCTCTCATCCTTTGTTATGTTTGGAGATTGTAGGGTTTCACAACATATGCAGATCGGCGAATAGTTGAGGCTGTGCAAGGAAAGGAGAGGGCTGTTCTGAATATTGGGATTGGATGGAGAGGGCTTGTTGAGGAAATGGACAGGTTTAAGGACAACATGGAATTCACAAAACTGAAAACTAATCAGGAAGGAGTGGACCCTGATAATGTATATTCTCGAGTTCCCTATGAGAAAGGATTCCAGTTTCTGTGGCGCATTGAGAGACAAGTACGCTTATTTACTTGTGGTCCTGTctttttgatattatattaatcTATATGGATATAACTTCAAAAAGGACTTAAACCGATGTTCTTTTTGTCTAATATGTATAGATTGGAAGGCCTGCTTTTGATGAGTTCTTGAAAAAGTATATCGCAACCTTCAAGTTCCAATCTATCGACACCGATATGTTTCTTGATTTCCTCAAAGTGAACATTCCTGGTATAGAAGATCATATTGATTTAAAAGTATGGACTGAGGGCACTGGCATACCTCCAGATGCAATGGAGCCTGCTTCCGACATCTACAAAAAGATTGTGTTTCTGGCTAATGAGTTTAAGTTAGGTAGGATACCAAATGAAGATGAAGTTGCTGATTGGGGTGGACAAGAATGGGAGCTTTACCTCGAAAATTTACCGAAATCCGTAGAAGCTTCACAGGTACTATAGCCTAACTCCTTAAAATGTTTAGCTTGTTACTAGGAGCCAATAGTTAGGTAGACACGATGCTCTTGAACTTGATCCAAATAATCAGATGTATTATTGTAAAACTGATGTAACTTTATGATGTTGCTTGTAATACAGGTGTCGGCTTTGGATGCACGGTACAGGCTCTCTGAATCGAAAGATTACGAGGTCAAGGTAGCATTTCTCCAGCTTGCCATTTTGTCTAGGTGCAGTAATTACTACGGCGAGGCCGAGAAAACACTTAAAGAAGTTGGAAGGATGAAGTATCTGCGGCCACTGTATACCGCACTCGTCCAAGGTCCTGgaaaagaagaagagaagatATTTGCGAAGAGGGTGTTCTCAGAAGCATGTGCTTGTTATCACCCCATAGCTCAGGGTGTTGTGGAGGCAATTTTGGCCAAACACATGTAAAAAGGTTGGTGTATTTGTCTAGGCTGAGCACCTTACTCTGACCACTAATGTTTTGGATGACTCTTGCAAGCTCTTATCTTTGGGATATAGTCTCAATGCTTAATGTCAACATGTAGGTGGGTGGGTTACAGGTTAACTATTCTGATCCATCATCCACTTAGAGTTGTGATACATTTAAGTATACTGATAAGAAATACCCGCGTTGCACGTGAATGCATTTTAAGCGTGATGTAGATTTTAAGAACTTATTGCTTAAAATACAATGTTGGTTGGCTGCTTTGTAACATGTAGGTTGTATgtctgttattttaaaatggttgaAAGAAAATGTTATGAGAACGAATGGAAATATTTCTATGGTGTTTGAGAAaacagaaaaatatttttgcattcTCGATTATATGTGTTGGATCATCCTTAACTAAACTTTCCTACATATAATAAGAGTAGGTCTTGAGATAGTCAAATGAGTCTATATTCGTAAATCAGATCGACTCGATCTTTATCTAccgtgaaaataatatttttgatatgaaaaataataattttcatgatttGGGTCAGGTTGAAGATTCGTCACCAAAATTAATATGAGAAACGGTCTCATCGGAGTTTTTGCGTAATAATCGATACAACTCCAAGTTTAGTTTTTGAAGTTCAATCTCTGTTATATAATGTCTATTTTCTTCCTATTCTCTTTTTCTAgagttttttaattaattttttttaagaaattcgaattttatcttaaaaaaatgagtggattcattttaaattatgtatgtgtgtgtatatataaaagGAAACCTATCCGAACAAACGATTTAActgatttttttacaaaaaaataaaaaaactgagTTATTGATTAACCTGATTGAATTTCTAAATAAGTGGGTTCTTTCGATGAAATTGAAACTAAGGAGTCCATTGGTTTTTACTTGATCTAAAAACCGTAtcgtttgaaaataaatttaaatatacttTGGCAATCTACAATATGGTTTTCTCAAAATATTTATCAACtatgaaaaataaaactaaacacCAATTTAATCTCCGGGCATGTTGGTTTTGTTAAAGATTCATAAGCCACACTTGATGCAACATATGAATGAACTAGGTAAGAACCAACATTTTGGAACTTCAGAACAGGAAACCCTCTAACTTGTCAGATTCAAATCCATACTATACTATCGATACAAGGAGTTCGATGTTATGCTGCTTGACATTGTTTCATGGCATGTAAACTGGATTATTTTTTTCGAAGTTTCTAGCATGATCAAGTTCCTTTATAATTTTGCTTCGTCTCATATATCATGAATCATTTATATACGATTTTCATTATTCTCGTTTAAGGAGTAACCAATGAACGATGCAATACAATAACATCATAACAAGGAACATGGAAATTAGACATGATATAATAAGGTAGTTTGAATGTACCAATGAATTTCTCTCATTAAATAGGTGACAACGAAAAACTGAAAACTGAACCTGCAAGCGTTAAGCCCAAGTCCACAAGCCAAATAAGGAGACATGCATGTTCGAGCTGCGGTCGTTTTCCTGATGCAAATCATTCAGGAATTTAAATAGAAGGTCGAACCgagcaataaaaaaaaagaaaacagaaGAATTATACCCTTTTCTCATACTTGAACACAACTTTTCTATCAGACAAACCAAAAAATTCTTTGGGATAAAGTCATTTAATCAAACCCTTCGTTCTAGTTAGCTGACTCGTTATGCTTTTCCCTCTCATGAATTGATTCTGAGAGCTCTTCTTTCTTGATTTGTAATGTAGCATGTTCCTCTGTATCTGGATCAACCACTGCAGCTATGGATGATTTCCTCATCTGCTCTTCAACTTCGGTTGGTGAGTGTACATCCTCTTTTCTTTGACAGGGCGACTCATTCAAGTTTTCTTGCCTAAGTTTTGACTCAATTTGTGCACTTACTTTAGCGGGTGAGTCCACTGATGTCTCCTTCTCATGGCAGGAGTCATCATGGTCGCTACCTTTGGAGGGTGACATGATCtgcttttcttcttttttcgtGAACTCCTCTAACCCATCATTTTGGATATGTAAGCTGGGGATCTCCATCTCGTCAGTTGAATCTGTCAACTCTTCAGAGTGATTTGCatttaatttaacttttaaaggCCCGAACTTTGAATCAAGTTCTTTGACAGAAATGGTTAAAGCTCTTGCATCACGAGCTGATGCTAGTTGTTCAGGAGATGATAGCTGTCATCAGGTAGGAAGCAAGAAAACTGAGTTTCAGTAAATTAAACCATGTGAATTAAATTCGAGAACAGAGCTGGTGAGTTACAAGCTTTAGCCAAAAGGCAAAAGGGAAGAAAAGAGGCTTATCATAATAATTTTCCTACTGGAAATTTGTTTAATCCTATGTTTAATCTCGTTCtggaaaagataaaaattttggGAAGATAATTCATGCAATATCAAGAAATTACCACATAATAACCCATCTATAAGCCAACCCATGTAAAACATAGAGGGCTAATAGCAGAAAATAAGGGCCGAGGATAAattataaaaaggaaaaaagactaAATCAACCAGCGCTGACGacttttaagaaaaaatacTCATGGCAAACATTAGATTTTTTGATTGTCGTCGTTACCAGATTTAATTGTGCTTCCGCAAATGTTTGCTGCATTCAGCAAATATCATTAACTACAACTTAAGAACTCACCAGAATTAGGCAATATGTAAAGACAATACGACGAATAAATGACGAGCGAACTAATTATTCCAGCATGTTCATGGTCCTTACCTGTCAATGAATAAGCTACACTTTTTTTAAGCTTACCTTTACCACAGCTTCTGCCCTTTCCTTCAAAGTCTCTGCTAATCCTTCACCATGAAGAGCTTGAAGAATGTAAAGCACGTGAGAACAGAGACCCTCAGATCGATGTTGGTCGATAGTGCATTGAGGAATAGTAGAATGGCATCCTACTGAATAAAAAGGACATTTCACAAGTTTCATGGGACATATGGTAATACAATGCCGGTCCATCTGACGCCTCATGATCCTGTCAGAGCAGTTTTGCTCACATGGAAGTATTTTAAAAGGACAGGTTGAATCATGATGATCTATCTGAGCTGCACTAAATCTAGAATTGCACCCTTCATTTGTGCAGGTCACAGTCCTAAAACTGCACTGCAATTTATGCACTTCTTGATCATCCACAGATTTAAAGCTCTTTCCACAGTGATATTTGTTTTTGTAATCAACATTCTTCAAGAGAGTCTGCGCAACCGATTCTCTCCTATTCAACAACCAAAAACCATTTATTTCCATCTCTTGCACTAGATCATCTATCCAGTCTTCTCTTCGTTCACTCAGTAGCCATCCTGAAACTCTGCTGAAAAAGTTCCTTTTAGAACTTGAAAAATCGTCAATCAAATCAGAGAGAATATCGTATGGGTTTTCAGATATTTCTTCATTCACACCACTTTCTAGGGCAGACTCGGCCAAGTAATTTTCACTTCGCTGGATAAGATAATCCACCATTTCTCTTCTTATATCGACAGCCACTGAAGCTGGGCTTTTTAAGAGGCCACCAGTTGTGTTGTCAATACATGCTGAGGCCAATCCAGGAAGCAATTCCTGCGCTATCTTATAAACTATATCGGTATCATAAAGATCACAGTGAACCAAGGGACCTGCCaccttttcttcttcaagtttcTCTGGTTCTAACTCATTGTCATCAACAGGTGGATTCATCATGCAaaaaaacaactttaaaatgccaACTGCCAATTAAGGACTTGAAACAAAGATCAGGAAACATCCAATAAGAGAGCGTTTGATTAATCCTCGATCCCAAAATTTATTGCAAAGAAAGTTAATTTGATCATGAATTCACGGAAATATAAATCCGCCACCTTGTTATGATCGTATACTTTAAATGCTAAAATGTTAACAATTCAAGGTTCCAAAGCTACAATTGTTCAAAGAAATAACAACAAATGTCATTCATAAGCATATATTTTAACTTCTTGCCTTTCTTCCTCTTCCCTGTCAGATCACCTGACTAACGATGTAAATCTGCAAACAAAACAATATTCCACATTCATTATACTCCCAAAAAAATATCGATCAACGCGAATCCATTTACCCTCAAAATTAGTCACTACAACGTagtgaaaatccatacatgttTGAGGATGaagaacatataaaaaaattaaaattctgaAGCAAAGAAACAACTCCAACACCAATACACACACTTAAAAACTCAAATCACATCATATGCTCGGATCCGACGAAAACAACAAACTAAATTCAGCAAAATTTCAGCACCAATGGATCGAAAATCATGGAAAGAAAGAACGTTTCAATCTTATATCATCGCAATCCCAATAACAGATAACATTATGCTGTCGAGATTCAAGAAAATCGAACGGCAAGGCGTAGAATTTTCAATGTTATCTAGCATTATAATCAACAAAATGATGGTTGAATTACCTGAGAAATCAAGCGGATTGAATGAATATTCAGGAGAAAGAAAATAAATGGGACACCTGGGATTTTTGAAGTTTCTTCAAACTATCACAGTAAACAGAAACGGAGAGGGCCAAAGTAAACACCCATCTGACCCGACCCGGATCCTTGCGCAATAATCAGTACAATGGGGCCTCCGTTATTGTAAATGGGCTTTTGGGTCCATTTAAAATAGGAAATGTGAGATTTTTATTGGACTGAAACTGTGGAAACAAACAAAAAAGtttatcaataaataaataaatatacacataaatttttaattttatccaTACCAAcaccaataatttttttaaaaaaattaaaaactaggATTAGTACaaatataccaaaaatttcacTATTTACGAAGAAGTACAAAAGTTTTCACTtagtaaaataattttactaCATTTTTTATGTGGGCCCGCGCACATACTTACTCATAAAAATGGAATTTTTTGggtgaattaattttttttggttattttgttCTACTCGCAAatggtcaattttttttttttaaaaaattcggtGTGTTTGAACAGATGTTTTTATTTTTCGTTCAATAAGTTgtatatacattttttatatttccttgaatatttttgtttatatttgttCTAATCCCAAatggttaatttttttaaaaaaatggtggGTGTTTGTGGAGAGATATTTACATTTTCGGATAGTATGCAGGTCAAGTACATATCATACAAATTTTTGTTATTGTAACCTAGGATATTCAAACAAAACTTACGATTATTTGTAAGATTATGTGCTAGAGCTTCTCAGTTCTGAATTTATATAATGAATTGTGATAATAAATACTActacttttttttaatgttcTGGCTTAAATCAACAAGTGATTTTGCTCATTAGAAGGTTGGATTCAATTAATAAATGAATCAAAGAAATGTAGAGGACCAAAAGACTTAACAGTTTTTcttcttctgtttttttttatatatgagtAAAGAGATAAGTTTGTTACAATTAGATCTCGAAGTCCTCCAAAACTTGGCAACGAGGTGGTCACCAACATGACTGACAGAGTTAATACAGGTATTTTGGGGCAACCAATAACGCTTCTATCGTCTACGAAAGATAGATAACTGGGCTGTTTAAGCATTCTCCCTTTTCAATATGAAGTCCACTGCCTCTTCTACGGTATCAACAACCTGCATCCGTTTGCACGCACAAAGTAAAACGACTACACATGTCGAACGATAAACTCGCCAACACCCAACCCACTATTTCACGTCCACTTCAGGCTGGGTTGCTTTTGATTTGTACAATGCAAGCACGAGTTGTACATGGTAGCTGTGTGCGGGAGCACGACATATACGTTTATATCAATGAGAAAATGCAAACTCGTGTATTATGTCATACTTTCTAATTTTCGAGCTCAATTATTTTGCGGCGAAATCTATCTTTTTGTGTCTTGACACAAATTTATTTAGGAATTGAGTAGGAATAACTAAAAAGCGCTAATGACAAATATGACCGACCAAACCGCTGGGTTTGTGACTAATTGATCTACGTGAACACCCGCACCCTATACTGAACTGGgcaagaaaaagaaacaaaatcaagattaaCCATACCATATCAGCTGGATGCGAGGTATGGTTCTCTTTCTGCCGAAAAACGCCTGTCCTAGTCAAAATCGAAAACCACGGATGCCCTGCCTGAGGAAAAATATAAAAGATACTTCTATTACACGTACAAATGGTTATATGCAGGATAATAGAACTGTTGTAGATGATACACACATAAATAACCGATTTTAGCAATGATGCCAAGAGAGACAAACCTGGACTGCTCCTTTAACATCAACCAAAGGATTGTCACCGATCATATACAGAGTTTTCAAGGAATGTGACCCAACATCCACATTTTTCATGACATCATTACTAGAAGACGAAAATTGTAGAAGGTATCCTAACATCATTTCTGCATGTCTGTAAACCGATGGATTTGGCTTCCCAAAAGAGGTATACTGCAAAGGTTTTTCATGAATTCTGCAAAACACAGCAAGTGAAAATGAAGCAAACTATAAATTGCACAAGAAACTCGAACTGGCTGCTCTATAATGTGTTTACAGAACAAATTGAGAATTATGCAACAACAGAGATTATGATAACAGCCATCAAGGAATGTCTAACACAGcagattatttatattttagcgAAGGAAAGAAGAATTTTTCTGAGATTTATTCAAGAGACTGATGACTGTGACTGTGACTTTAAAAAAAGAGTGGTAGAGGTATGAAAATCCATGAGACACTTAGAATCAGTTTCttaattgaaaatttcaaacaaTAATCCTTCATGAAGATCACAAAAATGCTTTTCACGCAAATGATACTGGTAAGGttcttaaatttgaaaactagcTTGAAGTTCCACCCAGACATGTTGCTTTTTCTttagatttttcatttttaatatgCCTCTTGTTTTACAGAATCTGTTTCttaattgaaaatttcaaacaaTAATCCTCCATGGAGATCACAAAAATGCTTTTCACGCAAATGATACTGGTAAGGTTCTCAAATTTGAAAACTAGTTTGAAGTTCCACTCAGACATGTTGCTTTTTCTttagatttttcatttttaatctgTCTCTTGTTTTACAGAATCTGTTTCTTAACTGAAAATTTCAAACAATAATCATCCATGAAGATCACAAAAATGCTTTTCACGCAAATGATAAGGTTCTCAAATTTGAAAACTAGTTTGAAGTTCCACCCAGACATGTTGTTTTTTCTttagatttttcatttttaatctgCCTCTTGTTTTACAGAATCTGTTTCttaattgaaaatttcaaacaaTAATCCTCCATGAAGATCACAAAAATGCTTTTCATGCAAATGATACTGGTAAGGTTCTCAAATTTGAAAACTAGTTTGAAGTTCCACCCTGGTATGTTACTTTTTCttagatttttcatttttaatctgCCTTTTGTTTTACTTCATACtagaacaaattttatttgcggAGCATAAATAATATTCCCACTTCAAGGTCCATGAAATTAGAGAAACaatctttattaaaaaaaaagaaaaagaaaaaaacttccTAAGTTAAAAGATTAGATTAGAGAGGCCAACCCCTTCCCAAGAAATTAAACAGATATTTGTGTCTCCAAGTGAAGAGATTGACCACAGAACTCAATCCTTTCACTAACCAGTCATCCTATATTTAGTAGATCACCACACTTTTAGGTTGTTTGGTCTATGGCTGAGTGCCGAGTGAGATGGGAGAGCGGTGGGGTTGAATAGATGAAACAGAAAGACCTAGTACATTTCTAATAATGGCTCTAGCGTAGTTATCTCTCACAATTAATCACAAGTTTAAATAGAACAACCGTTGCAGGTACCTGTTGAAGACATTTTCGAGAGCAATTCTGAATGCACCCATGCCTAGACGTTCATGAGGAAATGCTGCCTGTCAGAAGTTGACAAGAAATCAGTATGTTCTGAATGAGATGATGCCTTCCGAGAGGTCAACAAAGTAGCTCTGGTGTAGATCCAGAGGACAGTTTACAAATTAAATCATCCTCGTGCAGGCTTGATGCTACCATCATGAATCTGAATAGGATTAATAT
This window of the Primulina huaijiensis isolate GDHJ02 chromosome 3, ASM1229523v2, whole genome shotgun sequence genome carries:
- the LOC140974035 gene encoding leucine aminopeptidase-like; the protein is MAPIDPHSYTDSTHPLTTHISLSFYFDFPSSTIVSSALFALSATHSGPFALDTRSLSISAVLDPQTLAALPFSVHPASPDTVLGQSLIVTLGNHSQFLVISKTSPSSTALQWLSPPQTFNKAFPFVYTQCQSIHARSIFPCQDTPAARIRYSAKLNIPHYLSAVMAAKHVDRRNPIAGECLGVCDDSIWCGDGRIVEEFVMEQSVPPYLFAFAVGELGFREMGPRTRVYSESVPGVLDSAAREFAGTEEMIKVGEGLFGPYEWERFDLLVLPPSFPYGGMENPRMVFLTPTVIKGDATGAQVVAHELAHSWTGNLITNKSNDHFWLNEGFTTYADRRIVEAVQGKERAVLNIGIGWRGLVEEMDRFKDNMEFTKLKTNQEGVDPDNVYSRVPYEKGFQFLWRIERQIGRPAFDEFLKKYIATFKFQSIDTDMFLDFLKVNIPGIEDHIDLKVWTEGTGIPPDAMEPASDIYKKIVFLANEFKLGRIPNEDEVADWGGQEWELYLENLPKSVEASQVSALDARYRLSESKDYEVKVAFLQLAILSRCSNYYGEAEKTLKEVGRMKYLRPLYTALVQGPGKEEEKIFAKRVFSEACACYHPIAQGVVEAILAKHM
- the LOC140974036 gene encoding uncharacterized protein isoform X2 — protein: MVDYLIQRSENYLAESALESGVNEEISENPYDILSDLIDDFSSSKRNFFSRVSGWLLSERREDWIDDLVQEMEINGFWLLNRRESVAQTLLKNVDYKNKYHCGKSFKSVDDQEVHKLQCSFRTVTCTNEGCNSRFSAAQIDHHDSTCPFKILPCEQNCSDRIMRRQMDRHCITICPMKLVKCPFYSVGCHSTIPQCTIDQHRSEGLCSHVLYILQALHGEGLAETLKERAEAVVKLSSPEQLASARDARALTISVKELDSKFGPLKVKLNANHSEELTDSTDEMEIPSLHIQNDGLEEFTKKEEKQIMSPSKGSDHDDSCHEKETSVDSPAKVSAQIESKLRQENLNESPCQRKEDVHSPTEVEEQMRKSSIAAVVDPDTEEHATLQIKKEELSESIHEREKHNESAN
- the LOC140974036 gene encoding uncharacterized protein isoform X1; translated protein: MMNPPVDDNELEPEKLEEEKVAGPLVHCDLYDTDIVYKIAQELLPGLASACIDNTTGGLLKSPASVAVDIRREMVDYLIQRSENYLAESALESGVNEEISENPYDILSDLIDDFSSSKRNFFSRVSGWLLSERREDWIDDLVQEMEINGFWLLNRRESVAQTLLKNVDYKNKYHCGKSFKSVDDQEVHKLQCSFRTVTCTNEGCNSRFSAAQIDHHDSTCPFKILPCEQNCSDRIMRRQMDRHCITICPMKLVKCPFYSVGCHSTIPQCTIDQHRSEGLCSHVLYILQALHGEGLAETLKERAEAVVKLSSPEQLASARDARALTISVKELDSKFGPLKVKLNANHSEELTDSTDEMEIPSLHIQNDGLEEFTKKEEKQIMSPSKGSDHDDSCHEKETSVDSPAKVSAQIESKLRQENLNESPCQRKEDVHSPTEVEEQMRKSSIAAVVDPDTEEHATLQIKKEELSESIHEREKHNESAN